Within the bacterium genome, the region ATAGAAAACAAGAGTTTGATTTTTCAAAATATACATTCATACATATTTTTCTAAATAGTGAAAAAAGCGGAGCGAGCTACGAGCAGTATGCTCCAGCGTAAGAAATAGTATTTTTCATGATTGCCCCTCCCTAATCGAATTACCGAAGTATCGATTCCATTTTTCGAGACTGAAACCGAGATGCCGACCGAATGAATCAGGACCGTTTCGGAGTAGTTTGCCTGAAGACGTCTTCTCCTGCATCTTTCTTTTCGTATGCTTCGATAATACGAGATACGAGAGGATGCCGTATTACATCTTCCTCAGTAAAGTGTACCATATAGATGCCCTGAATGCCCTTGAGGAGTCTCATCGCCTCAGAAAGCCCTGAGTTCGTCCCACGAGGCAGGTCTATTTGGGTTATGTCACCAGTTATCAGGCACTTAGAGTCACGACCTAGTCTGGTAAGAAGCATCTTCATTTGAACTGAAGTCGTATTTTGAGCTTCATCAAGGATTACAAAAGCGTTTGACAGGGTTCTTCCCCGCATGAAGGCAAGGGGGGCAACTTCAACCTGTCCCCGTTCAACCATCTCTGTGGCTTTGTCATAGTCAACCATATCATGCAGAGCATCGTAGAGTGGTCTCAGATATGGATTTACCTTTTCAGCCATATCACCGGGTAAAAAGCCGAGCTTTTCTCCCGCTTCAACGGCAGGTCGGCAAAGAACCACCCTCTTCACTTCTTTCTGTAAAAGAGCGGAAACGGCCATCGCCATAGCAAGATAGGTTTTCCCGGTACCTGCTGGGCCAATCCCGAATACAATATCGTTTTCTTTAATAGCTTCGATGTACTCTTTCTGACGAAATGTTTTTGGGACTATTACTCGCTTTCGACCTGCAATTTTGAGTTGATCACGAAAAAGATCTTCTAAACGTAGATTCTTATTCGAAGAGAGCATTCGAACACATCGTTCAAGGTCTCCAGAAAATATCTTTTCGCCTCGTCCTACAAGTTCTGTGAGCTGCTCAAGGAGATCCATCGCAAGCCCAACATCACTATCAGCTCCTGCTAAAAAGAATCCCTCTGGTACAACTGATACTTTGAGTTCAAGGAGGTGCTCAAGCTTTTTCAGCTGGCTATTTCTCTCTCCCGCAATTGCCAAAACTGTGCTTGAGTCTTCTACTGGGATAACGGCTTCCTTGTAGTCTGCCCCCTTGTGGGTCGCGGTTTTCCCGTTTTGACTCGTTTTTTCAGACAATATGTTCCCTCTTCTTTGTGTATAGAGCTCATCGATAAGATGAGAAAAAGCCTTAAGAAGCTCCAAGAGATATTTCTCTCCTAATACTTTATATGACCAACAGCCTTCTTTAACAGGTTGCCTTGCTAAGGAGGGTTTGACAAGAACATCAGTGATTTCACTAACTAATGGGGGTGGTTTTCATGTTTACACGGGAAATGCCGAGCATCCTCGTAAGAGTCTTTCAACAAGTGTTTTAGAGTCGTTACTGACCGCACCGCTTGGTACTCGGAAGAGGTGTAGGTTGGCATTTAGCAGAAATTTGTGACGGGCATTATGTCACGATAGGTGTCTTTCGTTTTCGTGCGAGAAATACGGCTAGGTAAAGCAAGGGAGTATCAAACAGTGCGACCAGCACTTTAAAGAGATAGCCGCTTTCGAGAAGCGGTAAAAAATGGCTCCATTCGATAACTCCTGTAAGGCAGAGCAGGAAGAGGACTGAAGCGGTATCAACAAGTTGTGATGTCATCGTTGAAAAATTGTTTCGCAACCAGAGATGCTTGCCACGAGTAACGCTCTTCCAAAAGTGAAAAAGTCGCACATCGATAAGTTGCGCTAAGAGATAGGCGGTCATCGAAGCGAATACCGCTGGGCCATTTAAGCCAAAAACCTTGGCAAATAGAGCATTGTCAATTGGAGACCACTCCGTTGCTGGTACGTTAAGTGCTAAAAATACAACACATGAGATGAAGATCGAGGCGATAAAGCCCGAGAGTACTACTCGGTTTGCCGCACGACGCCCATAGAGTTCGCAAAGGAGATCCGTGACCAAAAAAGTAACTGGATAGGGTAGTATTCCTACGGAGATTTCGAATCGATATAGTCCAAAGGGATTCCAGACAAAAAACTTTTGGAATATCAGATTGCAGCTAACAAGTGAGGCAATAAATATTGCGCTCATCATTAAATACAGGAAGTCGGGCTCCCGATCTTTTATCATTACTTCTTTAGAGCTCATGGTCGGTGCTATTGGGAGATACATTCATCCGAGGAGCGACACTGTCATGCATGTCTACTGATTCAATCTACTGAGGTAGTGTAGTGGGCGGTGGCGAGATACCGCAAGATTGTAATAGCGAGTCATTGCTATCGGGCGAGTGCTCTCGCACTTTGTGCAATGAGTCTGTGCAAAAATAGGCTGATTCAGGAGACGAGAAGCGCTCGATGAATTATGTTCAGGCTGCCCTGTTTGATGTGGCGGAATGCACGTCAATGGCTACTGTTTCTGAATTCGTAACCCAGCTTAGAAACTTGTCGACACTGATTGGCTTACTGAAGAACGCATTTACACCAGCAGCGAAAAAGTCCTCAGCCTGCTTTGAATCAAAGGTTGTTCCGATGAATCCGTAGCGAGCTTCTGGATAATTCGCTTGCAATTGATCGAGCACTGTAAAGGGATTCTCTGATTTGAGATCGAGGGAGATGATAAAAATTTTCTGGTGATCTCCTGCTGAGAGTATGCTGCTATTGTTTTGAGCGTCACCTACAGACCGTTGAGAATCTGGAGAATCTTGGCCAGCACCTGGTTGTTCGCCCGAAAACGCGTATTTGCTCTGCCCGACGATTACCGTATCAAAACGCTCCAGAATGAGAAGTTTTCTCAAGTTTTGGAGCCCCTGTGGCTTATCGTCGATAATAACAATTTCTCCGTTTAGTCGCTCGCTCATATTCAATACTTCCACCATAGTGCCGCTGTTGTGTAATCAACGCGGCTCACCTCTTTAAAAGAGCATGCTAGAAAAACTAGGTCAAATTTTTGTGAGCAGTTTTCCTAAGATGCTATCTCCATTAATTTTTCTGCCGTAATAAAACCCGTATTCACTGGTTGTTAGGACGCTTTGCACTCCTCGCCCCAGCTTTGGCAACTGGTAGACGGCGCTCGGTATTAAAACCTAACAGGCTTTCTCTACGAGTAGTGAGAGCCGTTGCGGAACAAGCAACGGCCGCAAAGGCCACTTAGAGATTGGCAAGGTAGATATAGAGGTCTGAGACTGGAAAATCTGGATCTGGAGTTCGTAGACCAAAGGACTCGGTTGCTGGAAGATCTTCAGCAAATCGATACCAAAAAATTCTATCAATGCCCCCTACTCGTTCGCGAAGAAACGGAAGAGTGCGTTCCGCATATTCGAGTTGATTGTTCACACCGGTTTTACCAGATTCAGTGACCCAGATGGGCAGTGAGATTGTCTTCAGGAAGTCATCAACATCTCCGACGAGCCTTTCGAAATTTGTACCGTAATAGTGAATTGCATAGATATCAACAAGAGTAAGGATACCAGCATCAACTAAGATTTTATTGTAATTCAACGCGCTAGGATAGTTTTGCGCAATGCTAGTGGTAGCTCCGCTAACGATAAGCTTTGTCAAATCTTCATCTCGAATAGCCTGACTGGCAAAGGAAGTAAGCTCGACAAAGTTCAGCGGGTCTTGAAGCACGGAAAGCCTTGCATTGGATGGAAAAGCAGCATTATTTGGTTCGTTCCAGATCTGATAGCCACTAATTTTCGGATTCCCAGCGTATCTTCGAGCAACTACTCTTGCCCAACGGTTTGCGAAGGTAAGCCTTGGATTGCCATTCTCCCATTCAGAGCTATTCGCCATCCAAGATGGCGTTTCGGCGAGAATGACTAATGCTGTCATTCCAGCTGGTATGCAATCAAGAATATCATCATAGAATGAAAAGTTAATGTTGCTGTTTGGTGTTGGTTGTACGTTATCGTCCCAATTGAACAGGACTCGAACAGCAGTGATTCCGAGCGTGTCTTTGATTTCTGAAAATTGGTTGCAAATACTGCCGGCGAACGCCTGATTAGAGAATGCATTGAGCCCGAATCGTTGGAGGTCTATGGGCTTTCTATCAACGCCGTCAGCTAAGTCGAGCGCATCACCAGGGTCTTTAATCACCTCAAGCGCTTCATCCACCGTTGAGCTGTTGCAACCAGAGAAGAGAATGAACAGTAAAGCTAATAGCGTAATCAGATGTAAGCGCTTCATGGATACCCCAAATCTCAAATGATTATTGTTATTTAGGAATATCTGAAATCACGAAAGAGGGCAAAGTAAAAGTCAGGGAAAAACAGCTCTGATCAAGAGAAGCTCTTGGTGAGATATGCATTTGCGGAGTTTTCAGCCATGCTGGTGCGGATTTTGGTTATACCGTACGCCAAATCTGGAACGCGTTTTCGCAATCTTGCAGTGAGAGTACGAGCGAAACTCTAAACCATTCATCTGAGCCAGAGCCAAAGAATGAGGAAGGGCTGATAAATATTCCTTTTTCCCTCAACGATTGAGCATAGGACATGCCAGAGTGCCCCTCGGGAGCTTTTGCCCATAAGTAAAACGTGGCATCTGTTTTGAGATATTCGAGACCAAGTTCGTTGAAAAAGGCAATGAATCTTTCTCGGATCGGTCTTAGTGCTTCTCTTCTTGAATGAACATGGTGGTCATCGTTCCATGCAGCAACGGAGGCATGCATGATCATTTCTGGCGGAGCTGTTCCAATTGAATTTCTCATTCGAGCATATGCATCAACAAGCTTCGAATCACCAGCTACAAATCCGCTTCGATATCCTGTGAGCCCACTTCGCTTTGAGAGGCTGTGAAAAGCCAGCACTCCTTCTTGAGCCACTTGAAGGATTGATGGCGGTGGAGAATCAAAAAAGATATCAGCGTAACATTCATCGGAGACGAGCAATATTCCGTACTGAGCTGCAATCTCTGCTTGGCGTTTGAGGTAATCAAGTGTACATCCACTGCCAGTCGGGTTGTGAGGATAGTTGAGGTATACAATGGCAGCATCATTCAAGAGAGCTGGGGGGAGTTCGCCGAGCTCAAGGAGGTACTCCTCGTCAGCACCTCCCTGAATCGCGACGTATTCGCCATTCACAGCCAAGGTGCCCTTAACATAGGGTGGATACGCGAGAGCTGGACCGAGTACTTTTCGACGCGTACTGTGAGCATCGATCAAGAGCGCAGGGAGATGGTAAATCCCCTCTTTTGACCCCGTCACAGGAATTATAGCTTTTTCGGAGACTGAGACCCGAAAGCGTCTATCGAGATAGCTGGCAATAGCCGAGCGAAGTTCAGCAAAACCCCTGACGAGGGGGTATCGAGATTCTGATGAGAGATGCTCACGGACTGCTTGTAGTACAATCTCAGGAACGGGAAGGGTGTCATCGCCAGGTCCAAAGTCATATACGGTATTCCCTGCCTTGAGGAGCTCGTGTTTTCGTTCCATGAATTCTGCAATAGGGTAGGAGCCGATTTCGACAGCAGAGGGACAGGGGGAGATTGTGCGGTTTGTCGTCATGCCAGCACTGTGGAAGGAGAAGTGAGGTTCGTCAATAGCTTCTCATCTATATCTTTGTGGGTGATTGACTTGGATAAGAAACTTCCGCATCTTGGCATTACTTCTATCTGATGGATGTAACCGAATGAAAGACAAGAAAGAAGACGATCAGAAGAGACTGGTATCACTAAGAACTGAAATAGATGAGCTGGATCAACAGCTTATTGATTTACTTGCTGAACGCAGGGCGAAGAGTCTTGCCGCAGCTGAGGTGAAGTACGCTGAGCACAGTCCGATACGGGACCAG harbors:
- a CDS encoding VUT family protein; the encoded protein is MSSKEVMIKDREPDFLYLMMSAIFIASLVSCNLIFQKFFVWNPFGLYRFEISVGILPYPVTFLVTDLLCELYGRRAANRVVLSGFIASIFISCVVFLALNVPATEWSPIDNALFAKVFGLNGPAVFASMTAYLLAQLIDVRLFHFWKSVTRGKHLWLRNNFSTMTSQLVDTASVLFLLCLTGVIEWSHFLPLLESGYLFKVLVALFDTPLLYLAVFLARKRKTPIVT
- a CDS encoding PhoH family protein: MDLLEQLTELVGRGEKIFSGDLERCVRMLSSNKNLRLEDLFRDQLKIAGRKRVIVPKTFRQKEYIEAIKENDIVFGIGPAGTGKTYLAMAMAVSALLQKEVKRVVLCRPAVEAGEKLGFLPGDMAEKVNPYLRPLYDALHDMVDYDKATEMVERGQVEVAPLAFMRGRTLSNAFVILDEAQNTTSVQMKMLLTRLGRDSKCLITGDITQIDLPRGTNSGLSEAMRLLKGIQGIYMVHFTEEDVIRHPLVSRIIEAYEKKDAGEDVFRQTTPKRS
- a CDS encoding aminotransferase class I/II-fold pyridoxal phosphate-dependent enzyme, with translation MTTNRTISPCPSAVEIGSYPIAEFMERKHELLKAGNTVYDFGPGDDTLPVPEIVLQAVREHLSSESRYPLVRGFAELRSAIASYLDRRFRVSVSEKAIIPVTGSKEGIYHLPALLIDAHSTRRKVLGPALAYPPYVKGTLAVNGEYVAIQGGADEEYLLELGELPPALLNDAAIVYLNYPHNPTGSGCTLDYLKRQAEIAAQYGILLVSDECYADIFFDSPPPSILQVAQEGVLAFHSLSKRSGLTGYRSGFVAGDSKLVDAYARMRNSIGTAPPEMIMHASVAAWNDDHHVHSRREALRPIRERFIAFFNELGLEYLKTDATFYLWAKAPEGHSGMSYAQSLREKGIFISPSSFFGSGSDEWFRVSLVLSLQDCENAFQIWRTV